In a single window of the Phocoena phocoena chromosome 14, mPhoPho1.1, whole genome shotgun sequence genome:
- the LOC136133536 gene encoding basic proline-rich protein-like: MGEENGLALMKFCPEPLAGHTSTRSLREKAWGLTGCSGPPAGPRAVPSSAGRAPPPTPPLPHPGAGKAPTAPTCPPPPGRSAQRGKVSRPAPPPPPSRPPPPPGAPASWSAWSGRARRTEPPARAEEGTAQEEGRGSGGRGGSSSSNEGVRGTPRPPRAAARARPGTPPPGRARTCGPAEPRRAPPAPPPPSPPGSGLREGGVPRRGRGWRGQSSSGWGQGPARTPRLCTCSTSPPQRSVLPGPGRPPPVGRHHPPALLQPGRARRAARGGARGPPSLGPRRSWPRCPHFLPLPAGRAAWDGPGAPGSPELRARLTPLSWQPLARSFRGRTMGYIARLRTESAWPARRGYPRAGAEGQPGGTLAGVTAERPTQADPGPLPSRASPAPLSALSLRKQRLIRYPRPASQRRGNGRVAEGNRGGQRSGGARTATEGAVAQPSPITQRRHFEKSPRAIFQPRGKA, encoded by the exons ATGGGGGAAGAGAATGGGCTTGCTCTCATGAAGTTCTGTCCAGAACCTCTGGCAGGGCACACTAGCACCCGCTCCCTGAGAGAGAAGGCCTGGGGCCTGACGGGGTG TAGCGGCCCCCCGGCCGGCCCCCGGGCCGTCCCCTCCTCCGCGGGCCgggcccccccccccacgcctcccctcccccaccccggagCCGGAAAGGCACCGACTGCACCGACCTGCCCGCCGCCTCCGGGGCGGAGCGCACAAAGGGGCAAAGTTTCCCGGCCCGCGCCGCCGCCACCACCgtcgcggccgccgccgccgcctgggGCGCCCGCCTCCTGGAGCGCCTGGTCCGGCCGAGCTCGGCGCACGGAGCCCCCCGCCCGGGCCGAGGAGGGGACGgcgcaggaggaaggaagaggcagcggcggccgcggcggcagcagcagcagcaatgaaGGCGTCCGCGGGACTCCCCGCCCCCCGCGCGCCGCGGCACGTGCTCGCCCGGGGACTCCCCCGCCCGGGAGGGCGCGCACGTGCGGCCCCGCCGAGCCCCGCCGAGCCCCgccggccccgccgccgccctCTCCGCCGGGCTCGGGGCTACGCGAGGGGGGAGTTccgcggagggggaggggatggcgCGGGCAGTCCTCGAGCGGGTGGGGGCAGGGCCCGGCCCGGACGCCGCGCCTTTGCACCTGCAGTACTTCCCCTCCCCAGCGGTCGGTCCTCCCGGGACCCGGCCGCCCTCCTCCGGTTGGCCGCCACCACCCTCCGGCGCTTCTGCAGCCCGGGCGGGCGCGGCGGGCGGCGCGGGGTGGGGCACGCGGACCTCCCAGTCTAGGCCCTCGGCGGAGCTGGCCTCGGTGTCCCCACTTCCTGCCACTCCCTGCGGGCCGAGCGGCCTGGGACGGCCCCGGCGCCCCCGGGAGTCCTGAGCTCCGGGCCCGACTGACCCCCCTCTCCTGGCAGCCGCTCGCTCGCTCATTCCGAGGCAGGACAATGGGGTACATCGCGCGTTTGCGTACCGAGTCAGCCTGGCCGGCTAGGAGGGGATACCCGCGAGCAGGGGCCGAGGGCCAGCCGGGAGGCACCCTCGCGGGGGTGACGGCCGAGCGCCCTACCCAGGCGGACCCCGGGCCCCTACCATCGCGAGCCTCCCCCGCGCCGCTCTCGGCTCTTTCGCTTCGAAAACAAAGACTAATCCGATACCCCCGCCCTGCCTCCCAGAGGAGGGGAAACGGGCGCGTCGCGGAGGGTAACCGAGGAGGACAGCGTTCAGGAGGGGCTCGGACAGCCACCGAGGGGGCCGTGGCGCAACCGAGCCCTATAACCCAGCGCAGACACTTTGAAAAGTCACCCCGGGCTATTTTCCAGCCAAGGGGCAAGGCGTAA